The following proteins are co-located in the Imtechella halotolerans genome:
- a CDS encoding calcineurin-like phosphoesterase C-terminal domain-containing protein, which produces MSSISSQNSTQIIEGRVLLSSGKPFKKPIAISNGDTLVYTNNKGGFSIEVEKGSAIFPIIPSGYSVQTKSWWHIVQDSRKEYNFILQKEKTSTSFKVLAIGDIQIGSSEELLYAANSILKEVNNRDDYDLTIYLGDLVNDTPELFSSLKTMIENTEKMYRVVYGNHDRNFSSSQESQTDLFRNYFGPENYAFYKNGILFITLNSITPKGSYGYDETYPNNQLRFISQLLKNVPKSTPIVINQHVPLLFMTNKDSLIQILDSFKKTLLLSGHTHTVFQNYIKTPSGNTIHELTAGASCGNWWRGQKDWEGTPTSLMQCGTPKGYFEIDFNGNDYKLTYKGVGLPKEKQSSLWVDTYKGSPTSFVSKNREIYLNVFAGSEKTKVEIHMPDGTILPMKKTREMDPFVHYIQQSQKSKNAPDKDSQVAPYTKRNSPHLWKVSLPETLQSGGYSLKFTITDEKLNPIETSYWIWIE; this is translated from the coding sequence ATGAGTTCTATCAGTTCGCAAAATTCAACACAGATTATAGAAGGAAGAGTATTACTTTCCTCCGGCAAACCTTTTAAAAAGCCTATTGCCATTTCAAATGGTGATACATTAGTATATACTAATAACAAAGGGGGGTTTAGTATTGAAGTAGAAAAAGGATCTGCTATTTTTCCTATAATCCCTTCTGGTTATAGTGTCCAAACCAAATCTTGGTGGCATATCGTCCAAGATTCCAGAAAAGAATATAATTTCATACTGCAAAAAGAAAAAACTTCGACTTCCTTTAAGGTATTAGCTATTGGTGATATACAAATAGGTTCTTCTGAAGAACTACTCTATGCTGCCAATTCTATATTAAAAGAAGTCAATAATAGAGATGATTATGATCTAACCATATACCTTGGTGATTTAGTAAATGATACCCCAGAGTTATTCTCCTCATTAAAAACAATGATTGAAAATACAGAAAAAATGTATCGAGTTGTCTATGGTAACCACGATCGTAACTTTTCGTCCTCACAGGAATCACAAACAGACCTTTTCCGGAACTATTTTGGTCCGGAAAATTATGCTTTCTATAAAAATGGTATATTATTTATTACTTTAAACAGTATTACCCCAAAAGGTTCATACGGCTATGATGAAACCTATCCTAACAACCAATTACGTTTTATATCCCAGCTATTGAAAAATGTACCCAAGAGTACCCCTATTGTAATAAATCAACATGTTCCATTACTTTTTATGACTAACAAGGATTCACTTATTCAGATTCTGGATTCTTTTAAAAAGACGCTGCTATTAAGCGGCCACACCCATACCGTATTTCAAAATTATATTAAAACTCCATCAGGGAATACTATTCATGAGCTTACTGCGGGTGCATCTTGTGGCAATTGGTGGAGAGGGCAAAAAGATTGGGAGGGAACGCCTACTTCACTGATGCAATGTGGAACTCCGAAAGGATACTTTGAAATTGATTTTAATGGAAATGACTATAAACTAACCTACAAAGGCGTAGGGCTTCCAAAAGAAAAACAATCCAGTTTATGGGTTGATACTTACAAAGGATCTCCTACCTCCTTTGTATCAAAAAATAGAGAAATTTATCTAAATGTTTTTGCTGGTTCTGAAAAAACTAAAGTTGAAATTCATATGCCGGATGGGACCATTCTTCCTATGAAAAAAACACGAGAAATGGATCCCTTTGTACACTATATTCAACAAAGTCAAAAAAGTAAAAATGCTCCTGACAAGGATAGTCAAGTTGCTCCATATACAAAACGTAATTCACCCCATCTATGGAAAGTATCACTTCCTGAAACATTACAATCAGGTGGGTATTCCTTAAAATTTACAATAACTGATGAAAAATTAAACCCAATTGAAACATCGTATTGGATTTGGATTGAATAA
- the lepA gene encoding translation elongation factor 4, whose translation MKHIRNFCIIAHIDHGKSTLADRLLDFTGSVTEREKQDQLLDSMDLERERGITIKSHAIQMEYTYKGEQYILNLIDTPGHVDFSYEVSRSIAACEGALLIVDAAQSIQAQTISNLYLALENDLEIIPILNKIDLPSANPEEVSDDIVDLLGCKHEDIIPASGKTGLGVDKILEAIIERIPAPKGNPDEPLQALIFDSVYNPFRGVETYFRVMNGEIKKGQKIKFVATGKTYFADEVGTLKLTQHPKNAVKTGDVGYLITGIKDAREVKVGDTITDALNPTINAIEGFENVKPMVFAGIYPVDTEDYEELRSSMEKLQLNDASLVFTPESSAALGFGFRCGFLGMLHLEIIQERLEREFDMTVITTVPNVSYQAYTKRNPDEVIIVNNPSDLPEPTLLDRVEEPFIKATIITKSDFVGNVMSLCIEKRGIITNQTYLTPERVELNFDMPLAEIVFDFYDRLKTVSKGYASFDYSPIGMRESKLVRVDVLINAHSVDALSALIHADNAYNIGKKMCEKLRELIPRQQFDIPIQAAIGAKIISRETIKALRKDVTAKCYGGDISRKRKLLEKQKKGKKRMRQVGNVEIPQQAFMAVLKLND comes from the coding sequence ATGAAACACATTCGCAATTTTTGCATTATTGCCCATATTGACCATGGTAAGAGTACCTTGGCTGACCGATTGTTGGACTTCACAGGTTCTGTTACTGAACGAGAAAAACAAGACCAACTATTGGATAGTATGGATTTGGAACGTGAGCGTGGTATCACTATAAAAAGCCATGCAATCCAAATGGAGTATACCTATAAAGGTGAGCAGTATATTCTTAACCTAATTGATACTCCTGGTCACGTTGACTTTTCCTATGAGGTTTCTCGTTCAATTGCAGCTTGCGAAGGTGCATTACTTATTGTAGATGCCGCCCAAAGTATTCAAGCGCAGACCATATCCAATCTTTATTTGGCTCTAGAAAATGACTTAGAGATTATTCCCATTCTTAATAAAATAGATCTACCTAGTGCCAACCCTGAGGAGGTTAGTGATGATATAGTTGATCTATTGGGATGTAAACATGAAGATATCATTCCTGCAAGTGGTAAAACTGGCTTAGGAGTTGATAAAATATTAGAGGCTATTATCGAGAGAATTCCAGCTCCTAAGGGTAATCCTGATGAACCTCTACAAGCACTTATTTTTGATTCGGTTTATAACCCCTTCAGAGGTGTAGAGACCTACTTCCGAGTAATGAATGGTGAAATAAAGAAAGGACAAAAGATTAAGTTTGTAGCCACAGGTAAAACATATTTTGCAGATGAAGTTGGAACCTTAAAACTTACTCAACATCCTAAAAATGCTGTTAAAACTGGAGATGTTGGATATCTTATTACAGGTATTAAAGATGCTAGAGAAGTAAAAGTAGGAGATACTATTACAGACGCTCTTAATCCCACTATTAATGCCATTGAAGGTTTTGAAAATGTAAAACCAATGGTTTTTGCTGGAATTTACCCTGTTGATACCGAAGATTATGAAGAACTTAGATCTTCAATGGAAAAATTACAGCTAAACGACGCCTCTCTAGTATTTACTCCTGAGAGTTCCGCTGCTCTAGGTTTTGGTTTCCGTTGTGGTTTTCTTGGAATGCTGCATCTTGAAATCATTCAAGAACGTTTAGAACGAGAATTTGATATGACTGTAATTACTACAGTCCCCAACGTAAGTTATCAAGCCTATACCAAAAGAAATCCAGATGAAGTAATTATTGTTAATAACCCTTCTGATTTACCAGAACCAACATTACTGGATAGAGTTGAAGAACCCTTTATTAAAGCAACGATTATCACAAAATCAGACTTTGTTGGGAATGTAATGAGTTTATGTATAGAGAAGCGTGGTATTATAACAAACCAAACCTATCTGACTCCTGAACGTGTAGAACTGAATTTTGACATGCCATTAGCAGAAATAGTTTTTGATTTCTATGATCGATTGAAAACCGTTTCGAAAGGCTATGCTTCATTTGATTATAGCCCTATAGGCATGCGCGAATCAAAACTTGTTCGGGTCGATGTACTTATTAATGCACATTCCGTGGATGCTCTTTCTGCATTAATTCATGCTGATAATGCCTATAATATTGGTAAAAAAATGTGCGAAAAGCTTCGAGAGCTTATTCCTAGACAACAATTTGACATTCCAATTCAAGCTGCCATTGGTGCGAAAATTATCTCACGAGAAACAATCAAAGCTCTTCGTAAAGATGTTACAGCCAAGTGTTATGGAGGCGATATATCCCGTAAGCGAAAACTTTTAGAGAAGCAGAAAAAAGGGAAAAAGCGTATGCGTCAGGTCGGCAATGTAGAAATTCCGCAACAAGCGTTTATGGCTGTGCTTAAATTAAATGACTAA
- a CDS encoding VIT1/CCC1 transporter family protein, which yields MNSPLPDDYLAPHYIHKINWLRAAVLGANDGILSTASIAVGVAAASDTREPIVLAALAGLVAGALSMAAGEYVSVSSQTDIEKADIEREKMELNEMPELELQRMAEIYEKRGLTKESAMEVAVQLTAHDALGAHVRDELGLNEVSQAHPLQAAFASGASFTFGAMFPLLVAIFLPVDSMVIYQYTIAIICLVILGALAAKTGGSSIIKAVFRITFWGSIAMVLTALVGYWFGVNV from the coding sequence ATGAATTCACCTCTTCCAGATGACTATCTTGCACCTCATTATATACATAAAATTAATTGGCTCCGAGCAGCAGTTCTCGGTGCAAATGATGGAATCTTATCAACGGCTAGTATTGCAGTTGGAGTTGCTGCGGCTAGTGATACCAGAGAACCAATAGTATTAGCTGCATTGGCTGGGCTAGTAGCAGGAGCGCTATCTATGGCTGCTGGAGAATATGTTTCTGTAAGTTCTCAGACTGATATAGAGAAGGCTGATATTGAGCGAGAGAAAATGGAACTTAACGAAATGCCAGAATTGGAATTGCAGAGAATGGCAGAAATTTATGAAAAACGTGGACTAACTAAAGAATCAGCTATGGAAGTAGCTGTGCAATTAACAGCTCATGATGCATTAGGAGCGCATGTTAGAGATGAATTAGGTCTTAATGAAGTAAGTCAAGCACATCCCTTGCAAGCAGCTTTTGCATCGGGTGCATCTTTTACTTTTGGAGCTATGTTTCCGTTATTAGTTGCTATTTTCCTACCTGTGGATTCTATGGTTATTTATCAATATACCATTGCTATCATTTGTTTGGTGATTTTAGGGGCATTAGCTGCTAAAACTGGAGGTTCAAGCATTATTAAAGCAGTGTTTCGAATTACTTTTTGGGGCTCTATAGCTATGGTACTTACCGCTTTAGTAGGGTACTGGTTTGGAGTAAATGTATGA
- a CDS encoding MBL fold metallo-hydrolase: MKLYPIESGNFKLDGGAMFGVVPKTLWNRTNPADANNLIDIAARCLLIEIGNRLILIDTGMGNKQDDKFFGHYALWGNDSIDGSLAQHGFHRNDITDVFMTHLHFDHCGGSIQWNKDRTSYEPAFKNARFWTNENHWQWATNPNAREKASFLKENILPMQESGHLQFITSPQADYSYNNDLGFSILFVDGHTEKQMIPHIQYKGKTLVFMADLLPTVGHIPLPYVMGYDTRPLLTLEEKKKFLEKAADEGYYLFLEHDAHNQVCTVQHTEKGVRLKEIFTFNELFNS, encoded by the coding sequence ATGAAATTATATCCTATAGAGTCCGGAAATTTCAAATTGGATGGCGGTGCAATGTTCGGTGTTGTTCCCAAAACTTTATGGAATCGCACCAATCCTGCCGATGCCAATAACCTAATTGACATTGCTGCTCGCTGTTTGTTGATTGAAATAGGTAATCGTCTTATACTCATTGATACAGGCATGGGTAATAAACAAGATGATAAATTTTTTGGTCATTACGCTCTTTGGGGAAATGACTCTATAGACGGTTCATTAGCACAACATGGATTTCATAGAAATGACATTACTGATGTTTTCATGACTCACCTCCATTTTGATCATTGTGGAGGAAGTATACAATGGAATAAGGATCGCACTTCATATGAACCCGCTTTCAAAAATGCTAGATTTTGGACAAATGAAAATCATTGGCAATGGGCTACAAATCCTAATGCAAGGGAAAAAGCATCCTTTTTAAAGGAAAATATACTTCCCATGCAAGAAAGTGGTCATTTACAATTCATAACATCACCACAAGCAGATTATTCCTATAATAATGACTTAGGTTTTAGTATTTTGTTTGTTGATGGACACACAGAGAAACAAATGATACCACATATCCAATATAAAGGAAAAACTTTGGTTTTCATGGCCGATTTACTTCCTACAGTTGGACACATTCCTCTTCCATATGTAATGGGATATGACACACGTCCTTTACTAACACTAGAAGAAAAAAAGAAATTCTTGGAAAAAGCAGCAGATGAAGGATATTACTTATTCCTAGAACATGACGCCCATAATCAAGTTTGTACTGTACAACATACAGAAAAAGGCGTTCGACTAAAAGAAATTTTTACCTTTAACGAACTTTTTAATTCATAA
- a CDS encoding cation:proton antiporter, whose product MDVFLEHLLHEFELPLSNPVLIFSLVLLIILLSPILLRKLSIPGIIGLIVSGVIIGPFGFNLLEKNSAVDLFSTIGLLYIMFIAGLELDMNEFKANRNKSLLFGLFTFSIPLMVGFPVCYYLLGYDFNASFLTASMFATHTLVTYPIVSKLGISKKQEVAITVGGTILTDTAVLIILAVIIGSHNGGLSQEFWIRLGISLAIFSAIMFFVIPKIAKWFFEKLESEKHSHYIFVLAVVFFAAFLAEVAGVEPIIGAFVAGLALNKLIPHSSALMNRIEFIGNSLFIPFFLISVGMLVDVRVILSGPMAIIIALTLSIVALFGKWLAAYFTQKVFKYSRTQRQIIFGLSSSHAAATLAVILVGYQAKILDENILNGTIILILITCIVASFATEKAAKKSVVETESGMDDFKEANKKDEQILLPIANTANMDKALEFAVLIKDKKSRNPLSILTVVPNNDAAEKNISKAKTKLENYIKTAAASETNAEVVATIDHNASSGIARTARELMADIVLLGWPQRKGFIEKLIGERIESILQLTEKTLFICDFERPLINHKQLFVVVPPLAELENGFRLWVSKVSRFSQELSLPIVYHCNEETQKAIVKCTKQLRINTVNQFCLFEDWEDFFILSKNLQQDDFFIIILARKGAISHLNVMENLPTKSEKYFPTHSKIVIYP is encoded by the coding sequence ATGGATGTATTTTTGGAACACCTACTACATGAATTTGAACTACCATTAAGTAACCCGGTGCTTATTTTTTCATTGGTATTACTCATTATTTTGCTTTCACCTATACTTTTGAGAAAACTTAGTATTCCTGGTATTATTGGCCTCATTGTTTCTGGTGTAATTATAGGGCCATTTGGATTTAATCTTTTAGAGAAAAATTCTGCAGTGGATTTATTTTCTACTATTGGGTTACTTTATATAATGTTTATTGCCGGACTTGAACTTGACATGAATGAGTTTAAGGCTAATCGTAATAAAAGTCTTTTGTTTGGGTTGTTCACCTTTTCAATACCATTGATGGTTGGATTTCCAGTCTGCTATTATCTTCTAGGGTATGATTTTAATGCTAGTTTTCTAACAGCAAGTATGTTTGCAACTCACACTTTAGTAACATACCCGATAGTTAGTAAACTTGGAATTTCAAAAAAACAAGAAGTTGCAATTACAGTAGGGGGGACGATACTAACCGATACGGCCGTACTTATTATTCTAGCTGTTATAATTGGTTCCCATAATGGTGGTCTTTCACAGGAATTTTGGATTCGACTTGGAATTTCTCTTGCCATATTTTCTGCCATTATGTTTTTTGTAATTCCAAAAATAGCCAAGTGGTTTTTTGAAAAACTTGAGAGTGAAAAACATTCTCACTATATTTTTGTGTTAGCAGTTGTATTCTTCGCTGCATTTTTAGCTGAAGTTGCTGGTGTTGAACCCATAATTGGTGCATTTGTGGCTGGACTTGCCTTAAATAAGCTTATTCCTCATTCATCTGCCTTAATGAACCGTATTGAGTTTATTGGGAACTCTCTTTTTATTCCTTTTTTCTTGATAAGCGTTGGTATGCTAGTAGATGTTCGGGTAATTCTTAGTGGTCCAATGGCTATTATAATTGCGCTAACCTTATCTATTGTGGCTTTGTTCGGTAAATGGCTTGCGGCTTATTTTACTCAGAAAGTGTTTAAATATTCACGAACACAAAGACAAATCATTTTTGGATTAAGTAGTTCACATGCTGCGGCAACCTTGGCTGTAATCTTAGTAGGATATCAAGCAAAAATTTTGGATGAAAATATTCTTAATGGAACGATTATTCTTATTCTAATAACTTGTATTGTAGCATCATTTGCTACAGAAAAGGCAGCTAAGAAAAGTGTCGTTGAAACTGAAAGCGGGATGGATGATTTTAAAGAAGCCAATAAAAAAGATGAGCAAATCCTTCTTCCGATAGCCAATACTGCAAATATGGATAAGGCGTTGGAATTTGCCGTACTTATTAAGGACAAAAAATCACGAAATCCACTATCTATTCTGACAGTAGTGCCAAATAATGATGCTGCAGAAAAAAATATCTCTAAGGCAAAAACTAAACTGGAAAATTATATTAAAACAGCAGCGGCTTCTGAGACAAATGCTGAAGTTGTGGCTACTATCGATCATAACGCATCTAGTGGTATTGCAAGAACTGCTCGAGAATTAATGGCAGATATAGTTTTGTTAGGGTGGCCACAGCGTAAAGGGTTTATAGAAAAATTGATTGGTGAACGTATCGAGAGTATTTTACAACTTACAGAAAAGACACTTTTTATATGTGATTTTGAACGTCCCTTAATTAATCATAAACAGCTTTTTGTAGTGGTTCCTCCACTTGCTGAATTAGAAAACGGATTTAGATTATGGGTATCTAAGGTATCTAGATTTTCACAAGAATTAAGTTTACCTATAGTATATCATTGTAATGAAGAAACTCAAAAAGCAATTGTTAAGTGTACGAAACAATTACGCATTAATACTGTAAATCAATTTTGTCTTTTTGAAGATTGGGAAGATTTTTTCATTTTATCTAAAAACCTCCAACAAGACGACTTCTTTATTATCATTTTGGCTCGCAAAGGAGCTATTTCACATTTGAATGTGATGGAAAATTTACCCACTAAATCTGAAAAATACTTTCCTACACATAGTAAGATTGTTATTTATCCATAA
- the dusB gene encoding tRNA dihydrouridine synthase DusB, whose product MVKIGNVSLGEFPLLLAPMEDVSDPPFRRLCKMHGADMLYSEFISSEGLIRDAIKSKQKLDIFDYERPVGIQIFGGDEEAMAMSAKIVETVQPDVLDINFGCPVKKVVCKGAGAGVLKDIDLMVRLTKAVIDSTHLPVTVKTRLGWDENSINIDEVAERLQDIGVQALSIHGRTRAQLYKGEADWSHIARVKNNPRIHIPIFGNGDVDTPEKALEYRNKYGVDGIMIGRAAIGYPWIFNEIKHFFKTGEKLATPTINDRVEAARNHLTWAIEWKGEKLGVFETRRHYTNYFKGIPNFKEYRQKMVTFDASTDVFQTFDEVLDQFSNHHVM is encoded by the coding sequence GTGGTAAAGATTGGTAATGTTTCGTTAGGGGAGTTTCCGCTGCTATTGGCACCCATGGAAGATGTAAGTGATCCGCCGTTTCGTCGTTTATGTAAAATGCACGGAGCTGATATGTTGTATAGCGAATTTATTTCCTCTGAAGGTTTAATTCGTGATGCCATTAAAAGTAAACAGAAGCTTGATATATTTGATTATGAACGACCTGTTGGTATTCAGATTTTTGGAGGTGATGAGGAGGCAATGGCAATGAGTGCCAAGATTGTTGAAACTGTACAACCAGATGTTTTGGATATTAATTTTGGTTGTCCTGTAAAAAAGGTTGTTTGCAAAGGTGCTGGAGCTGGCGTACTTAAAGATATAGACCTAATGGTACGACTAACCAAGGCAGTTATAGATAGTACTCATTTACCAGTAACTGTAAAAACTCGTTTAGGTTGGGATGAAAATTCTATAAATATTGATGAGGTAGCAGAACGACTTCAGGATATCGGTGTTCAAGCACTTTCAATTCATGGCCGTACACGTGCCCAGCTTTATAAGGGAGAGGCGGATTGGTCTCATATTGCACGTGTTAAAAATAATCCTAGAATTCATATTCCAATTTTTGGAAATGGTGATGTAGATACACCAGAAAAGGCCTTAGAGTATAGAAATAAATACGGGGTAGATGGAATCATGATTGGTCGTGCTGCTATTGGCTACCCATGGATTTTTAATGAAATTAAACATTTTTTCAAAACTGGTGAAAAACTTGCTACACCAACTATTAATGATAGAGTTGAAGCGGCTCGGAATCACCTAACATGGGCCATAGAATGGAAGGGTGAGAAGTTAGGTGTTTTTGAAACTCGTCGTCATTATACTAACTATTTTAAAGGAATTCCTAATTTTAAAGAATATCGTCAGAAAATGGTTACATTTGATGCATCTACAGATGTATTTCAAACATTTGATGAGGTTTTGGATCAATTTTCAAATCACCATGTAATGTGA
- a CDS encoding outer membrane beta-barrel protein produces MNFTIKTRVLAIVMYCLALFAYGQEYTISGKVLDEQRKPVSFGTVLLLKAVDSSYIKGTFTEEYGNFEISSLYPGGYLIKISFVGYNELIFPVEVKENVQLGRIILKEDYHEIEGVVVTANKPTVERLADRLVFNVENTSLANGSMWNVLQSTPQLLTSGDKLTVKGETPIIFINDKKVYLTATELQQLLETTPATHIKSVEVITNPPAKYDAEGGAVINIVMSKNLATGYNGSINGQVTYGEAAKYLMGSSHFYKTSKVNFYTNYSYSPREDIHFNGEDIRFLNQGNQIGHWESEIDRSTNSEAHNASLNLDLLLGQKSSLSLSGNVVYTPYWKRSTEATTEAFDNANQLDSLFNSLNLTKDDKINANLSVGYDHQGEKGEKFSVLLHHTYYDGNRTQDVNTNYHYPENMMIRNNRFNSESTQQIKIYTAQLDYQLPIENGGVLETGAKGIVISTDSDLQQFYVINGSQVVDPNNTNTFLYDEKNAAAYLSYSKNSEKWGIAVGVRGEYTQTEGHQLVTDELNTNEYFSLFPTASFKYHASDSHDFTLSYKKRIERPVYQDLNPFKYFLTDNSYTSGSPYLEPTIQHYGSLDYTFKGAYTFSVFYRHREHPMAELSFLENDNAIIKYVTTNMKNNTGYGFDFIVSKPITRFWYLYLESTYYKNQVQFYAVENSNQLVPNDRWTGYVSANNYLTLLKDQSLGMEVSYLYTFPMNDGNFVATARSKFSIGFNKSLWKERAAITFKADDIFDGFNFTSSSAFLDQQINYKARYETRTFMLGFRYKFGNYRLRVNTPEQELEERDRIKD; encoded by the coding sequence ATGAATTTCACCATAAAAACTAGGGTTCTTGCAATAGTAATGTATTGCTTGGCCCTTTTTGCTTACGGTCAAGAATATACAATAAGTGGTAAAGTTCTTGATGAACAACGTAAACCAGTTTCTTTTGGGACTGTTTTGCTACTTAAGGCTGTAGATTCTTCCTATATTAAAGGAACTTTTACAGAAGAGTATGGCAACTTTGAGATATCGTCCTTATATCCAGGAGGATACCTAATTAAAATAAGCTTTGTAGGATATAATGAATTAATTTTTCCTGTAGAAGTAAAGGAAAATGTACAATTAGGACGTATTATTCTAAAAGAAGATTATCATGAAATAGAGGGTGTTGTTGTAACGGCTAATAAACCTACGGTGGAACGACTAGCGGATAGGTTGGTTTTTAATGTAGAAAACACTTCTCTCGCTAACGGCTCTATGTGGAATGTTTTACAAAGTACTCCACAGTTGCTTACTTCGGGAGATAAATTAACTGTTAAGGGTGAAACTCCTATTATTTTTATCAATGATAAAAAGGTGTATTTAACAGCTACTGAATTACAACAACTTCTAGAAACTACACCAGCGACACATATAAAGTCAGTGGAGGTGATTACTAATCCACCTGCGAAGTATGATGCAGAAGGAGGAGCTGTCATTAATATTGTAATGAGTAAAAATCTTGCAACCGGGTATAATGGCAGTATTAACGGACAAGTTACCTACGGAGAAGCGGCGAAGTACCTTATGGGAAGTAGTCATTTTTATAAAACGAGTAAAGTTAATTTTTATACTAATTATTCATACAGCCCAAGAGAGGATATACATTTTAATGGTGAAGATATCCGATTTCTTAATCAGGGAAATCAAATTGGTCATTGGGAATCTGAAATAGATCGTTCTACAAACAGTGAAGCACATAATGCTTCGTTAAATTTGGATTTACTTCTAGGTCAAAAAAGTTCACTTTCTCTATCAGGCAATGTAGTTTATACTCCATATTGGAAGCGTAGCACAGAAGCAACTACTGAAGCTTTTGATAATGCAAATCAATTGGATTCACTTTTTAATTCATTAAACCTAACCAAAGATGATAAGATAAATGCGAATTTGAGTGTGGGTTATGATCATCAAGGAGAAAAAGGAGAGAAATTCTCTGTATTGTTACATCATACCTATTATGATGGAAATCGTACTCAGGATGTGAATACTAATTATCACTATCCAGAAAATATGATGATAAGAAATAATCGATTTAATTCCGAATCTACTCAACAAATTAAAATATATACAGCACAACTAGATTACCAACTACCAATAGAAAATGGGGGGGTATTAGAAACTGGAGCTAAAGGAATAGTTATTTCTACTGATAGTGATTTACAACAATTTTATGTGATAAATGGTAGTCAGGTCGTTGATCCTAACAATACAAATACATTTTTATATGATGAAAAAAACGCTGCTGCCTATCTTAGTTACTCAAAAAACAGTGAAAAATGGGGTATTGCAGTAGGGGTTCGCGGTGAATATACTCAAACTGAAGGACATCAATTGGTGACAGATGAGTTAAACACAAATGAGTATTTTAGTTTGTTCCCTACAGCGTCATTTAAATATCATGCGTCAGATAGCCATGATTTTACCTTATCATACAAAAAAAGGATTGAACGTCCGGTATATCAAGATTTAAATCCTTTTAAATATTTCCTTACAGATAATTCATATACTTCAGGAAGTCCATATCTAGAACCAACCATTCAGCATTACGGAAGTCTTGATTATACTTTTAAAGGAGCCTATACCTTTTCTGTATTTTACAGGCACAGAGAACATCCTATGGCGGAGTTGAGTTTTTTAGAAAATGACAATGCAATTATTAAATATGTAACTACCAATATGAAGAATAATACAGGGTATGGCTTTGATTTTATTGTAAGTAAACCAATTACTCGATTTTGGTATTTATATCTTGAATCCACCTATTATAAGAATCAAGTACAATTTTATGCTGTAGAAAACAGTAATCAATTAGTTCCTAATGACCGATGGACAGGGTATGTTTCGGCTAATAATTACTTAACCCTTTTGAAAGATCAATCATTAGGGATGGAGGTTAGCTATCTATATACTTTTCCTATGAATGACGGAAATTTTGTAGCAACTGCCCGAAGTAAATTTTCAATTGGTTTTAATAAGTCACTATGGAAGGAAAGAGCTGCTATTACTTTTAAAGCGGATGATATTTTTGATGGTTTCAATTTCACATCAAGCTCCGCCTTTTTGGATCAACAAATAAATTATAAAGCAAGGTATGAAACCCGAACTTTTATGCTAGGGTTTCGGTACAAATTTGGAAATTATCGATTACGTGTCAATACGCCAGAGCAGGAACTTGAAGAGCGAGACCGTATTAAAGACTAA